In Pseudobacter ginsenosidimutans, the following are encoded in one genomic region:
- a CDS encoding DUF4397 domain-containing protein, producing MLIIRSCLTGIRKIAAIAATIPVLLTACNKDPEILTPGASLAIIAAIPDVDRLYTSFAGTDRLESYVSSSVLNYSNYTGTGRASIAFTRPAGDQRLAFYRRTDTVNPGKPLMALNIPLKVNGIYSLFLTGTAAAPDTIFMEDIIPWHSIKDSVTGLRFINLSPGSNPISINIAGKIQGSEVDQLAYKSVTAFTMYPADASINDYTFEFRDKVSGKLLATYNTGKMNKYASTARLTEVNKWLFRNSTLVFLGLPDGQGVQAQKVAIVNHFTLR from the coding sequence ATGCTGATTATTCGTTCCTGTTTAACTGGCATCAGAAAGATAGCGGCCATTGCGGCCACAATTCCGGTTCTGTTAACTGCCTGTAATAAAGACCCTGAGATCTTAACACCTGGAGCATCGCTTGCCATCATTGCTGCCATACCGGATGTAGACAGGTTATACACCAGTTTCGCTGGTACTGATCGCCTGGAGAGTTATGTTTCTTCAAGTGTGCTTAATTACAGTAACTACACGGGCACTGGCAGAGCCAGTATTGCGTTTACCCGTCCTGCCGGAGATCAACGCCTGGCCTTTTACCGGCGCACTGACACTGTTAATCCCGGCAAGCCGCTCATGGCGCTGAACATTCCATTAAAGGTCAACGGCATCTACTCGCTATTTCTGACAGGAACCGCCGCTGCTCCCGATACTATATTCATGGAAGATATCATTCCCTGGCATTCGATAAAAGATAGTGTAACCGGACTGCGGTTTATCAACCTGTCTCCCGGAAGTAATCCCATATCCATCAATATAGCAGGTAAAATACAAGGAAGTGAGGTGGATCAATTAGCCTACAAGTCGGTAACAGCTTTTACCATGTATCCTGCTGATGCCAGCATCAATGATTACACGTTTGAATTCAGGGATAAGGTAAGTGGCAAACTATTGGCTACCTATAACACAGGCAAGATGAATAAATATGCTTCTACGGCCCGGCTCACAGAAGTGAACAAATGGCTGTTCAGGAATTCAACGCTGGTATTCCTGGGATTACCGGATGGGCAGGGTGTGCAGGCACAAAAGGTTGCGATTGTTAACCATTTTACTCTACGATAA